One segment of Erigeron canadensis isolate Cc75 chromosome 2, C_canadensis_v1, whole genome shotgun sequence DNA contains the following:
- the LOC122587009 gene encoding pyrophosphate-energized vacuolar membrane proton pump 1, with translation MAPALLTDLATEIIIPVCAVIGIIFSLVQWALVSRVKLTPERNGPPSNTKNGFNDSLIEEEEGVNEHNVVLKCAEIQSAISEGATSFLFTEYQYVGIFMVVFAILIFLFLGSVEGFSTKSQQCTYNVHMMCKPALATALFSTASFVLGAITSVLSGFLGMKIATYANARTTLEARKGVGKAFIVAFRSGAVMGFLLAANGLLVLYITINVFKLYYGDDWEGLFEAITGYGLGGSSMALFGRVGGGIYTKAADVGADLVGKVERNIPEDDPRNPAVIADNVGDNVGDIAGMGSDLFGSYAESSCAALVVASISSFGINHEFTAMCYPLLVSSIGIVVCLITTLFATDFFEIKSVKDIEPALKNQLIISTVLMTVGVAIVSFIALPTSFTIFNFGAQKVVHNWQLFLCVCVGLWAGLIIGFVTEYYTSNAYSPVQDVADSCRTGAATNVIFGLALGYKSVIIPIFAIAISIFVSFSFAAMYGIAVAALGMLSTIATGLAIDAYGPISDNAGGIAEMAGMSHRIRERTDALDAAGNTTAAIGKGFAIGSAALVSLALFGAFVSRAGIEVVDVLTPKVFIGLIVGAMLPYWFSAMTMKSVGSAALKMVEEVRRQFNTIPGLMEGLTKPDYATCVKISTDASIKEMIPPGALVMLTPLIVGTLFGVETLSGVLAGSLVSGVQVAISASNTGGAWDNAKKYIEAGASEHARTLGPKGSEPHKAAVIGDTIGDPLKDTSGPSLNILIKLMAVESLVFAPFFATHGGLLFKLF, from the exons atggcGCCGGCGTTACTGACAGATCTAGCGACGGAAATTattattccggtatgtgctgTTATCGGTATCATATTTTCATTGGTCCAATGGGCATTGGTTTCAAGAGTTAAGCTCACTCCTGAACGTAACGGCCCGCCGTCAAATACCAAAAATGGATTTAACGATTCTttgattgaagaagaagaaggtgttAACGAACATAACGTTGTCCTTAAATGCGCTGAGATTCAAAGTGCCATTTCTGaag GAGCGACATCCTTTTTATTTACCGAGTATCAGTATGTGGGTATTTTCATGGTTGTTTTTGCAATCTTGATCTTTCTGTTTTTGGGTTCTGTTGAGGGATTCAGCACAAAGAGTCAACAATGCACCTATAATGTCCATATGATGTGCAAGCCTGCACTTGCTACTGCTTTGTTTAGTACTGCATCGTTTGTGCTTGGTGCGATTACCTCTGTACTCTCTGGTTTCCTTGGTATGAAAATAGCTACTTATGCGAATGCAAGAACAACACTCGAAGCACGAAAAGGTGTCGGGAAAGCTTTTATTGTTGCTTTTAGATCTGGTGCAGTTATGGGTTTTCTCCTTGCCGCAAATGGTCTTTTGGTTTTGTATATTACTATTAATGTCTTTAAGTTGTATTACGGCGATGACTGGGAAGGCCTTTTCGAGGCTATAACTGGTTATGGACTTGGTGGATCTTCAATGGCTCTGTTTGGAAGAGTTGGTGGAGGTATATATACTAAGGCTGCTGATGTGGGGGCTGACCTTGTTGGGAAGGTCGAAAGGAACATTCCTGAAGATGATCCTAGAAATCCTGCT GTGATTGCTGATAATGTTGGGGATAATGTTGGTGACATTGCGGGAATGGGATCTGATCTTTTTGGTTCATATGCCGAATCATCTTGCGCTGCACTTGTTGTTGCTTCCATTTCTTCTTTTGGAATCAACCACGAGTTCACTGCAATGTGCTATCCATTGCTAGTTAGCTCAATTGGAATTGTTGTTTGCTTAATCACCACACTTTTTGCTACGGATTTTTTCGAAATCAAGTCTGTCAAAGATATTGAGCCAGCACTAAAGAATCAACTTATTATATCTACTGTTCTGATGACCGTTGGAGTTGCCATTGTTAGTTTTATTGCACTGCCTACATCCTTCACTATCTTTAACTTTGGTGCTCAGAAAGTTGTGCATAACTG GCAACTTTTCTTGTGCGTGTGTGTTGGTCTTTGGGCTGGTCTTATCATTGGTTTTGTAACAGAGTACTACACCAGCAATGCATACAG TCCCGTGCAAGATGTTGCAGACTCGTGCAGGACGGGAGCTGCAACAAATGTCATCTTCGGGCTTGCTCTGGGATACAAATCTGTCATTATTCCTATTTTTGCAATAGCAATCAGCATATTTGTGAGCTTCAGCTTTGCAGCCATGTATGGTATTGCAGTTGCTGCCCTTGGAATGCTGAGCACAATCGCCACTGGACTAGCCATAGATGCTTATGGTCCCATTAGTGATAATGCTGGCGGCATAGCTGAGATGGCTGGTATGAGCCACAGAATCCGGGAGCGAACTGACGCACTTGATGCAGCTGGAAACACCACAGCTGCCATTGGAAAG GGATTTGCTATTGGCTCGGCTGCTCTGGTTTCACTGGCATTGTTTGGCGCATTTGTGAGCCGTGCAGGAATTGAAGTGGTTGATGTGTTGACACCAAAAGTGTTCATTGGTCTAATTGTCGGTGCCATGCTTCCATACTGGTTTTCAGCCATGACCATGAAAAGTGTAGGCAGTGCAGCTTTGAAAATGGTGGAGGAGGTTCGTAGGCAATTCAATACCATCCCAGGTCTAATGGAAGGCCTTACCAAACCAGATTATGCCACTTGTGTCAAAATCTCAACTGATGCATCTATCAAGGAGATGATTCCACCTGGTGCACTCGTCATGCTAACTCCACTCATTGTTGGGACCTTATTTGGAGTCGAGACTCTTTCAGGTGTTCTTGCTGGCTCTCTAGTTTCGGGTGTCCAG GTAGCAATTTCTGCATCAAACACTGGTGGTGCATGGGACAATGCCAAAAAGTACATTGAG GCTGGTGCGTCTGAACATGCAAGAACCCTAGGACCAAAGGGATCTGAACCACACAAGGCTGCGGTGATAGGTGACACCATTGGAGACCCATTGAAGGATACCTCTGGTCCATCTCTCAACATTCTCATCAAGCTCATGGCGGTGGAGTCGCTTGTGTTTGCTCCCTTCTTTGCTACTCATGGCGGTTTGCTTTTCAAGCTTTTCTAA